From one Stigmatella erecta genomic stretch:
- a CDS encoding DsbA family protein, translating into MLGLVVGLLVGLGVAGALWSRGAPADSAKAETAQAAAAPAAPAAAPQAAPQRPLVSSTVFKVPLEDSPTQGPADALVTLVEFTDFQCPFCSRASASVKQVMEDYQGQLRVVIKQHPLAFHARARPAALAALAAHEQGKFFEYHDKLFANQKALDDASLETYAKEVGLDIKRWKKSLADPKLAQAVDRDTALAVSLGAGGTPGFFVNGRFFSGAQPIEVFRAVIEEELGKASLLVKEGMKPSDVYASVLAHGVSAPPPPPEPPAQKVDLGTAPAKGPSDAPVTLVAFSDFECPFCSRAANTVKQLEGEYQGKLRVAFKHQPLPRHANAKLAAAASLAANEQGKFWEYHDKLFANQTALDRAALERYAEELKLDMGKFKSALDSNKFDAQISADSAQGHQIGAAGTPTFFVNGRPIVGAKPIENFRRVIDDELRKAGVAAR; encoded by the coding sequence GTGTTGGGCCTGGTTGTGGGCCTGTTGGTGGGACTGGGCGTGGCAGGGGCCCTCTGGAGCCGTGGCGCCCCAGCCGATAGCGCGAAGGCCGAGACCGCCCAGGCCGCCGCGGCGCCCGCAGCGCCCGCGGCGGCCCCGCAGGCGGCGCCGCAGCGTCCGCTGGTGTCGTCCACCGTCTTCAAGGTCCCCCTGGAGGACTCGCCCACCCAGGGCCCCGCCGACGCGCTGGTGACGCTGGTGGAGTTCACCGACTTCCAGTGCCCGTTCTGTTCCCGGGCGAGCGCCTCCGTGAAGCAGGTGATGGAGGACTACCAGGGGCAGCTGCGCGTGGTCATCAAGCAGCACCCGCTGGCCTTCCACGCGCGCGCGCGCCCGGCGGCGCTGGCGGCGCTGGCGGCGCACGAGCAGGGCAAGTTCTTCGAGTACCACGACAAGCTCTTCGCCAACCAGAAGGCGCTGGATGACGCCAGCCTGGAGACGTACGCGAAGGAAGTGGGGCTGGACATCAAGCGCTGGAAGAAGAGCCTGGCGGATCCGAAGCTGGCCCAGGCGGTGGACCGGGACACGGCGCTGGCGGTGTCGCTGGGCGCCGGGGGCACGCCGGGCTTCTTCGTCAACGGCCGCTTCTTCTCGGGCGCGCAGCCCATCGAGGTGTTCCGCGCCGTCATCGAGGAGGAACTGGGCAAGGCGTCCCTGCTGGTGAAGGAGGGCATGAAGCCTTCGGACGTGTACGCCTCGGTCCTCGCCCACGGGGTGAGCGCGCCGCCGCCGCCGCCCGAGCCGCCCGCGCAGAAGGTGGATCTGGGCACCGCGCCGGCCAAGGGCCCCAGCGACGCGCCCGTCACGCTCGTGGCCTTCTCGGACTTCGAGTGCCCGTTCTGCTCGCGCGCGGCGAACACCGTGAAGCAGCTGGAGGGCGAGTACCAGGGCAAGCTGCGCGTGGCCTTCAAGCACCAGCCGCTGCCCCGGCACGCCAACGCGAAGCTGGCCGCGGCCGCCTCGCTGGCCGCCAACGAGCAGGGCAAGTTCTGGGAGTACCACGACAAGCTCTTCGCCAACCAGACGGCGCTGGACCGGGCCGCGCTGGAGCGCTACGCCGAGGAGCTGAAGCTGGACATGGGCAAGTTCAAGTCGGCGCTCGACTCCAACAAGTTCGACGCGCAGATCTCCGCGGACTCCGCCCAGGGCCACCAGATTGGCGCCGCCGGCACGCCGACCTTCTTCGTGAACGGCCGGCCCATCGTGGGCGCCAAGCCCATCGAGAACTTCCGCCGCGTCATCGATGACGAGCTGCGCAAGGCGGGCGTGGCCGCCCGCTAA
- a CDS encoding BamA/TamA family outer membrane protein, protein MGCLWVSLASAQEASPLPEEPLFPDLALPATPTSTQVVGEVTVLGAEKTRPETVQAYSRLDAGDAVSQEELTRVERRLVATGLFQEVRVSTQPMAEGQVRVLLEVKDKASWVIAPTFSLSNSNIGGGVLYAESNLWGRSKKFVAGAQVSTAETGLFVGYLDPNLFGFPPLRLSLEGQLRSDRVEEFRPDASQEDPEVLRRTRLNSASVTGELAAMIAERVRVAAKYRLMLIDARPPSTDTEVVEPAFEPGPAQRDTSLRLMVGLDTRQNLHAVMEGLNLEASWELSSPSVWSDFRYQRAGMLYRHGIRFFQEHNLVLRAEASLGQDLPFHQELVAGAGSLRGFLYRQFRGDTRLSFTAEYHFPLFTIRSLSFRGVGFSDSGLLMWRSLPEDKKRRDLTGRVVRGYLPEAQSGLEHATVAQGVGAGLRLYLRSVVLPLLGVDVAYGVNSNEFRFYLVAGVSPT, encoded by the coding sequence ATGGGGTGCCTGTGGGTGTCCCTGGCCAGCGCCCAGGAAGCCTCCCCCCTCCCGGAGGAGCCCCTCTTCCCGGACCTGGCGCTCCCGGCAACGCCTACCTCCACACAGGTGGTGGGAGAAGTGACCGTGCTGGGGGCGGAGAAGACGCGCCCGGAGACTGTCCAAGCCTACTCGCGGCTGGATGCGGGCGATGCCGTCTCGCAGGAGGAGCTCACCCGGGTGGAGCGGCGCCTGGTGGCCACGGGCCTGTTCCAGGAGGTGCGCGTCAGCACGCAGCCCATGGCGGAGGGCCAGGTGCGGGTGCTGCTCGAGGTGAAGGACAAGGCCTCCTGGGTCATCGCCCCCACCTTCTCGCTCTCCAACTCGAACATCGGCGGCGGCGTGCTGTACGCGGAGAGCAACCTGTGGGGCCGCAGCAAGAAGTTCGTGGCGGGCGCGCAGGTGAGCACCGCGGAGACGGGCCTGTTCGTGGGCTACCTGGACCCCAACCTCTTCGGCTTTCCGCCGCTGCGGCTGAGCCTGGAGGGGCAGCTGCGCAGTGACCGGGTGGAGGAGTTCCGCCCGGACGCGAGCCAGGAAGACCCCGAGGTGCTGCGCCGGACGCGGCTCAACTCGGCCTCCGTGACGGGGGAGCTGGCGGCGATGATCGCCGAGCGGGTGCGCGTGGCGGCCAAGTACCGGCTGATGCTCATCGACGCCCGGCCCCCCTCCACGGACACGGAGGTGGTGGAGCCCGCCTTCGAGCCCGGCCCGGCGCAGCGCGACACCTCGCTGCGGCTGATGGTGGGGCTCGACACGCGGCAGAACCTCCACGCGGTGATGGAGGGCCTCAACCTCGAAGCCTCGTGGGAGCTGTCCTCGCCCAGCGTGTGGAGCGACTTCCGCTACCAGCGCGCCGGGATGCTCTACCGGCACGGCATCCGCTTCTTCCAGGAGCACAACCTGGTGCTGCGCGCCGAGGCCAGCCTGGGCCAGGACCTGCCGTTCCACCAGGAGCTGGTCGCGGGCGCCGGCTCGCTGCGCGGCTTCCTGTACCGGCAGTTCCGCGGCGACACCCGCCTGTCCTTCACCGCCGAGTACCACTTTCCCCTGTTCACCATCCGCTCCCTGTCCTTCCGGGGCGTGGGCTTCTCGGACTCGGGCCTGCTGATGTGGCGCTCGCTGCCCGAGGACAAGAAGCGGAGGGACCTCACGGGCCGGGTGGTGCGCGGCTACCTGCCGGAGGCCCAGAGCGGGTTGGAGCACGCCACCGTGGCGCAGGGCGTGGGCGCGGGGCTGCGGCTGTACCTGCGCAGCGTCGTCCTGCCGCTGCTGGGCGTGGATGTGGCCTACGGCGTCAACTCGAACGAGTTCCGCTTCTACCTGGTGGCCGGGGTGAGCCCCACCTGA
- a CDS encoding bestrophin family protein gives MIVGRMLSWRIVIRYTGRPVALHVLLALGIAAAYEVLGATWLAVPALPVTVLAAALGVLLAFRNNSAYDRWWEARTLWGGLVNTSRSFARQVLTFLPAPIHRTLQGGTEGAEKTPRLMQTAKEPSSTSRLSFWSVTSDGAVRDRLGKAYEAYPPDSLPARLVSLEMPNEAPGTSRGVITGLFEGITDEARELVYAQMGFVNALRCHLRRQDPFPEIAPFFRPSVLEALRDEHNVPAAILLWIGTRLRLLFGQLHGEEKVFLLVALNNTLNELTNILGACERIKNTPLPRQYDILPRAMVRAYLAMLPLGVVSDLGWLTPPVTAIIAFMFIAMDAVGHDVETPFENSFSDTPMTALSRTIEINLRQSLGETELPPPVQPIDGLLY, from the coding sequence ATGATCGTTGGACGGATGCTGTCCTGGCGTATCGTGATCCGATACACGGGCCGGCCAGTCGCGCTGCATGTGCTGCTCGCCCTGGGCATTGCCGCCGCCTATGAGGTGTTGGGCGCCACCTGGCTGGCGGTTCCCGCGCTCCCCGTGACCGTGCTCGCCGCCGCGCTGGGGGTCCTGCTGGCCTTTCGCAACAACTCCGCCTACGACCGATGGTGGGAAGCCCGCACGCTGTGGGGGGGGTTGGTGAATACCTCGCGCTCGTTCGCCCGCCAAGTGCTCACGTTCCTGCCGGCCCCCATTCACCGGACGCTCCAAGGGGGGACGGAGGGGGCTGAAAAGACCCCGCGCCTGATGCAGACGGCGAAAGAGCCCTCGTCGACCTCCCGGCTCTCCTTCTGGTCCGTGACGAGCGATGGCGCCGTCCGGGACCGGCTCGGCAAGGCGTACGAGGCCTATCCCCCGGACTCGCTGCCGGCGCGGCTCGTGTCCCTGGAGATGCCGAACGAGGCGCCGGGGACTTCCCGCGGCGTCATCACCGGCCTGTTCGAGGGCATCACCGATGAGGCGCGGGAGCTGGTGTATGCGCAGATGGGCTTCGTGAACGCGCTGCGCTGCCACCTGCGGCGCCAGGATCCGTTTCCAGAAATTGCTCCCTTCTTCCGGCCCTCGGTGCTCGAGGCCCTGCGCGACGAGCACAACGTGCCCGCGGCGATCCTGCTCTGGATTGGAACGCGCCTGCGGCTGCTCTTTGGCCAGCTCCATGGGGAGGAGAAGGTGTTCCTGCTGGTGGCGCTGAACAACACCCTCAATGAGCTGACGAACATCCTCGGCGCGTGCGAGCGCATCAAGAACACCCCCCTGCCCCGGCAGTACGACATCCTGCCCCGGGCCATGGTGCGGGCTTACCTGGCGATGCTGCCGCTGGGGGTGGTGAGCGACCTGGGGTGGCTCACCCCTCCCGTCACCGCCATCATCGCGTTCATGTTCATCGCGATGGACGCGGTGGGGCACGACGTGGAGACCCCGTTCGAGAACAGCTTCAGCGACACGCCGATGACGGCGCTCTCGCGCACCATCGAGATCAACCTGCGCCAGTCCCTGGGGGAGACGGAGCTGCCCCCGCCGGTGCAGCCCATTGACGGGCTGCTCTACTGA
- a CDS encoding SDR family oxidoreductase — protein sequence MHTLHGWTALVTGASSGIGEACALSLSQAGARLVLVGRREDRLRTLASKLAVPAHPLVLDVRSRPEVEAALASLPAEFAAVDLLVNNAGLALGTDAAHEASLDDWETMIDTNCKGLVYLTHALLPGMVRRNRGHIVNLGSVAATYPYPGGNIYGATKAFLHQFSQNLKADLVGTRVRVTDVQPGMVETEFSQVRFRGDAQRASKLYEGMEPLTAADIADVVQWCVTRPAHVNINAVELMPADQAFGPFAVKRR from the coding sequence ATGCACACCCTTCACGGATGGACAGCCCTCGTCACCGGGGCCAGCTCGGGTATCGGCGAAGCCTGTGCCCTCTCCTTGTCCCAGGCAGGCGCACGCCTCGTCCTGGTGGGCCGGCGCGAAGACCGGTTGCGGACACTGGCCTCGAAGCTCGCGGTGCCCGCCCACCCGCTCGTGCTGGACGTGCGCTCGCGCCCCGAGGTCGAGGCCGCCCTGGCCTCCCTGCCGGCGGAGTTCGCCGCCGTGGACCTCCTCGTCAACAACGCGGGCCTGGCCCTGGGCACGGACGCCGCGCACGAGGCCTCCCTCGATGACTGGGAGACGATGATCGACACCAACTGCAAGGGGCTCGTCTACCTCACGCACGCCCTGCTCCCCGGCATGGTGCGGCGCAACCGCGGCCACATCGTCAACCTGGGCTCGGTGGCCGCCACCTACCCGTACCCCGGCGGCAACATCTACGGCGCCACCAAGGCCTTCCTGCACCAGTTCTCGCAGAACCTGAAGGCGGACCTCGTGGGCACGCGCGTGCGGGTCACCGACGTGCAGCCGGGCATGGTGGAAACGGAGTTCTCGCAGGTGCGGTTCCGGGGTGACGCCCAGCGCGCCAGCAAGCTCTACGAGGGCATGGAGCCCCTCACGGCGGCCGACATCGCGGACGTGGTGCAGTGGTGTGTCACCCGGCCCGCCCACGTGAACATCAACGCCGTCGAGCTCATGCCCGCGGACCAGGCCTTCGGGCCCTTCGCCGTCAAGCGGCGCTGA
- a CDS encoding sedoheptulose 7-phosphate cyclase, with protein MAHIKVVGGGTSVLGTTLQVAAQADFGYGVHNEDGLFEPGSTLLPGLCRDARMLVCISPSVDRLHGERIRQYFRAHFAPEQYRFLVLSTSESNKSIESVLRLCEAAKSFSLDRHGLLVAIGGGIVLDTVGFAASIYRRGIRYIKVPTTLVGQVDVAVGVKTGVNLAGSKNLIGTYYPAYATLNDRGFLSTLPPRELRCGLAEIIKMGLVCDSEIFAALERHFLPPLNRRLEHPLPQEAVVGAMVRMIEELQPNLFELNLERLVDFGHTFSMSLETASGYAHAHGEAVAMDMALSACLSNELGILAQAEFERILSLLEVVGLPVFDASLCSVDAMWQALMEVNVHRGHRVNLVIPARIGEGMFLHGLEDVPREALGRAIRRMAERAQRGREGPLSAVPVSAA; from the coding sequence ATGGCGCATATCAAGGTGGTGGGTGGCGGTACGAGCGTTCTGGGCACCACGCTGCAGGTCGCCGCGCAGGCGGACTTCGGCTACGGCGTGCACAACGAGGACGGGCTCTTCGAGCCGGGCAGCACGCTGCTGCCCGGGCTGTGCCGCGACGCGCGCATGCTGGTGTGCATCAGCCCCTCCGTGGACCGGCTGCATGGGGAGCGCATCCGCCAGTACTTCCGCGCCCACTTCGCGCCGGAGCAGTACCGCTTCCTGGTGCTGAGCACCTCGGAGTCGAACAAGTCGATCGAGAGCGTGCTGCGCCTCTGCGAGGCCGCCAAGTCCTTCAGCCTGGACCGTCACGGGCTCTTGGTCGCCATCGGCGGCGGCATCGTCCTGGACACGGTAGGCTTCGCCGCGTCCATCTACCGGCGGGGCATCCGCTACATCAAGGTGCCCACCACGCTGGTGGGCCAGGTGGACGTGGCCGTGGGGGTGAAGACGGGGGTGAACCTGGCCGGTTCGAAGAACCTCATCGGCACGTACTACCCCGCGTACGCGACCCTCAACGACCGGGGGTTCCTGTCCACCCTGCCGCCCCGCGAGCTGCGCTGCGGGCTGGCGGAGATCATCAAGATGGGGCTGGTGTGTGATTCGGAGATCTTCGCCGCCCTGGAGCGCCACTTCCTGCCGCCCCTGAACCGGCGCCTGGAGCACCCCCTGCCGCAGGAGGCGGTGGTGGGCGCCATGGTCCGGATGATCGAAGAGCTGCAGCCCAACCTGTTCGAGCTGAACCTCGAGCGCCTGGTCGACTTCGGGCACACCTTCAGCATGAGCCTGGAGACGGCGAGCGGCTATGCCCATGCCCACGGGGAGGCGGTGGCCATGGACATGGCGCTGTCGGCCTGCCTGAGCAACGAGCTGGGCATCCTCGCGCAGGCCGAGTTCGAGCGGATCCTCTCGCTGCTGGAGGTGGTGGGGCTGCCGGTGTTCGACGCCTCGCTCTGCTCGGTGGATGCGATGTGGCAGGCGCTGATGGAGGTGAACGTGCACCGGGGGCACCGCGTCAACCTGGTGATTCCCGCCCGCATCGGCGAGGGGATGTTCCTGCACGGGCTGGAGGATGTCCCCCGCGAGGCGCTGGGGCGAGCCATCCGCCGCATGGCGGAGCGCGCCCAGCGCGGGCGCGAGGGCCCGCTGTCCGCGGTGCCCGTCAGCGCCGCTTGA
- a CDS encoding phytanoyl-CoA dioxygenase family protein has product MESPSVDNTRWLFDKSRFQAQGYIHLPSFVHGAELAALQAEVLALISNPALMVPREGSEHFFKKYQSTSYCYVDRHEHVPTLAALIEHPRLRHIVRELLPEDGRFHASLVQYHKAGEGQAIPWHQDIDPETVGAGQMFNFLLYPFDTSLESGALHVVEGSHGNKRLPSGEPHGDLPGQKQLCPKAGDLVITDCTLFHKVNHNTSGRDRMSINMRFRNGALDRKQTSVGIYRNGRVNYAG; this is encoded by the coding sequence ATGGAGAGCCCGTCGGTGGACAACACACGCTGGCTGTTCGACAAGTCCCGTTTCCAGGCGCAGGGCTACATCCACCTGCCGTCCTTCGTCCACGGCGCCGAGCTGGCGGCGCTCCAGGCCGAGGTGCTGGCGCTCATCTCCAACCCAGCGCTCATGGTGCCCCGCGAGGGCTCCGAGCACTTCTTCAAGAAGTACCAGTCCACGAGCTACTGCTACGTGGACCGGCACGAGCACGTGCCCACCCTCGCGGCGCTCATCGAGCACCCCCGCCTGCGCCACATCGTGCGCGAGCTGCTGCCCGAGGACGGGCGCTTCCACGCCTCGCTGGTGCAGTACCACAAGGCCGGGGAGGGGCAGGCCATCCCCTGGCACCAGGACATCGATCCGGAGACCGTGGGGGCCGGGCAGATGTTCAACTTCCTGCTCTACCCGTTCGACACCTCGCTGGAGTCCGGCGCCCTGCACGTGGTGGAGGGCAGCCACGGGAACAAGCGCCTGCCGTCCGGCGAGCCCCACGGCGACTTGCCGGGCCAGAAGCAGCTGTGCCCGAAGGCCGGCGACCTGGTCATCACCGATTGCACCCTGTTCCATAAGGTGAACCACAACACCTCGGGCCGGGACCGCATGTCGATCAACATGCGCTTCCGCAACGGCGCGTTGGATCGAAAGCAGACCTCCGTGGGCATCTATCGAAATGGGCGAGTGAACTACGCGGGTTGA
- a CDS encoding 6-phospho-beta-glucosidase produces the protein MSGAQTSLFILGGSSFYTLLLVESLHRAGVTSHLRRITLFGRDQQRLEAVARMCGQLTRASALVTDFTTDFEACLDGEYGLVFNQLRFGGMAARDLDEKIALAQGLVADETLGMVGVSNAIRTVVGLTPFLETLRGKTGPYTLVNFTNPCSIVTQYMLERFGLPVVGICDYPEVLRSAYAGLLQQPREAVDIQYFGVNHFGFVHDVRLSGRSIFSELKERLDACALAPAYHRAFESIVIPAWDLIFNRNAVWEGQRQKPNRASFLYALEQELADQVRHTPREALSPEPFLERLAARRCDWYDLIVTPVLSNLLQLTRDPLILNLGVPDPFGLGCRTCVVETNARMDGGGPVAFAPPEHVARLPEFTFVKQMKQAEGELLGAILERSPQRVLRACLVNPMIQDHRAVQAYFSALSQVDPVIKPLSPSP, from the coding sequence GTGAGCGGCGCACAGACCAGCCTGTTCATCCTGGGCGGCAGCAGCTTCTACACGCTGCTGCTGGTGGAGTCGCTGCACCGCGCGGGGGTGACTTCGCACCTGCGCCGCATCACCCTGTTCGGCCGCGACCAGCAGCGGCTCGAGGCCGTGGCGCGGATGTGCGGGCAGCTGACGCGCGCCTCGGCGCTCGTGACGGACTTCACCACGGACTTCGAGGCCTGTCTGGATGGGGAGTACGGCCTCGTCTTCAACCAGCTCCGCTTCGGGGGCATGGCCGCCCGCGACCTGGATGAGAAGATCGCCCTGGCCCAGGGGCTGGTGGCCGACGAGACCCTGGGCATGGTGGGGGTCAGCAACGCCATCCGGACCGTCGTGGGGCTGACGCCCTTCCTAGAGACGCTCCGGGGCAAGACCGGGCCCTACACCCTGGTAAACTTCACCAACCCGTGCAGCATCGTCACCCAGTACATGCTGGAGCGGTTCGGGCTGCCCGTGGTGGGCATCTGTGACTACCCGGAGGTCCTGCGCTCCGCGTATGCCGGGCTGCTTCAGCAGCCGCGCGAGGCGGTCGACATTCAGTACTTTGGCGTCAACCACTTCGGCTTCGTCCATGACGTGCGGCTGTCGGGCCGGAGCATCTTCTCGGAGCTCAAGGAGCGCCTCGATGCGTGCGCCCTGGCGCCCGCGTACCACCGGGCCTTCGAGTCGATCGTCATTCCCGCCTGGGACTTGATCTTCAACCGGAACGCGGTCTGGGAAGGGCAGCGGCAGAAGCCCAACCGGGCCTCGTTCCTGTATGCGCTGGAGCAGGAACTGGCCGACCAGGTGAGACACACGCCCCGGGAGGCCCTGTCGCCGGAGCCCTTCCTGGAACGGCTGGCCGCGCGGCGGTGCGATTGGTACGATCTCATCGTCACCCCCGTGCTCTCGAACCTGCTTCAGCTCACCCGCGACCCGTTGATCCTCAACCTGGGAGTCCCGGACCCGTTTGGCCTGGGCTGCCGCACGTGTGTCGTCGAGACCAACGCGCGCATGGACGGCGGGGGCCCCGTGGCGTTCGCGCCGCCGGAGCACGTGGCCCGCCTCCCCGAGTTCACGTTCGTCAAGCAGATGAAGCAAGCCGAGGGGGAGCTGCTGGGAGCCATCCTGGAGCGCTCGCCCCAGCGGGTGCTGCGCGCCTGCCTGGTGAACCCGATGATTCAGGACCACCGCGCGGTCCAGGCCTACTTCTCCGCCCTGTCCCAGGTGGACCCGGTGATCAAACCCCTATCCCCTTCGCCGTGA
- a CDS encoding ATP-binding cassette domain-containing protein: protein MSLLSILERHRLLDSEALAHIRRLQRDKGYLIEEALKELGPAHAGAAESAAALLERERRRALNVKGLRRVFSELSRHRGAAALLFVLSAGSAVFSFPFAFAWYLGTVLQHLRYSHDTSSLWVLTAVAATVLVTGTLLEFLLNTWAARCNFHITQGLVMRCWERLLHMPYVLYRRQEQGRLLSHLTDVLEGLQKHQLYTLRNLLRSLCLIGVSAVALLSFHVAFVLIVVPAVVLTCGVPILLSDRATPSLRQEPKLMGRLSGFLKAAFASHWLLRFQGAEAVERRLAHIAAGHFNNQARKWLTWNLAYNSRVTLTLLSFLSVLWIGGSLYLAGTISLGDLVTAYVLVTMVTPKLDDVYRIYVYGQSMQANYDILDELMSAPVPEAPGPREGEAPRITSLRLEGVSFRYRPGEPDVLRDVSLELRRGQHCALQGESGAGKSTLVDVLLGLLHPDTGRLLVNGQPLHPAELPGFWRRVALHDQNNFVFLDRSAAANATPDRGDAGPTEEWQRLADRLGLPLWGHKRPAELSGGERQRICLLRTLATPADLYIFDEPTSALDEANARLVLDSILALRDALVLVISHSPEVLQRFEQVLSVEQGRVTRSPAAPGHEQEPAA, encoded by the coding sequence GTGTCATTGCTGTCCATCCTCGAGCGTCATCGCCTGCTGGACAGCGAAGCCCTCGCCCACATCCGCCGGTTGCAGCGAGACAAGGGCTACCTGATCGAAGAAGCCCTGAAGGAGCTGGGGCCCGCGCACGCGGGGGCCGCCGAGAGCGCCGCGGCCCTGCTGGAGCGCGAGCGGCGCCGGGCGCTGAACGTGAAGGGGCTGCGCCGGGTCTTCTCCGAGCTGAGCCGGCACCGGGGCGCCGCGGCGCTGCTGTTCGTGTTGAGCGCGGGCAGCGCGGTCTTCAGCTTTCCCTTCGCGTTCGCCTGGTATCTGGGCACCGTGTTGCAACACCTGCGATACAGCCATGATACCTCGTCGCTGTGGGTGTTGACGGCGGTGGCCGCCACCGTGCTGGTGACAGGAACGTTGCTTGAATTCCTGCTCAACACGTGGGCTGCGCGATGCAACTTCCACATCACCCAGGGGCTGGTGATGCGTTGCTGGGAGCGTTTGCTCCACATGCCCTATGTGCTCTACCGGCGCCAGGAGCAGGGGCGGCTGCTGAGCCACCTCACGGATGTGCTGGAAGGCTTGCAGAAACACCAGCTCTACACGTTGCGGAACCTGCTGCGCTCCCTGTGTCTCATCGGGGTCTCCGCCGTGGCGCTGCTCTCGTTTCACGTCGCGTTTGTGCTCATCGTCGTGCCGGCGGTGGTGCTGACGTGCGGGGTTCCCATCCTGCTCTCGGACCGGGCCACCCCCTCCCTGCGGCAAGAGCCGAAGCTCATGGGGCGGCTCAGCGGCTTTCTCAAGGCCGCGTTCGCCTCCCACTGGCTGCTGCGCTTCCAGGGCGCGGAGGCGGTGGAGCGCAGGCTCGCCCACATCGCCGCCGGGCATTTCAACAACCAAGCCCGGAAATGGCTGACCTGGAACCTGGCGTACAACAGCCGCGTCACCCTGACGCTGCTCAGCTTCTTGTCGGTGCTGTGGATTGGCGGCTCGCTGTATCTGGCGGGCACCATCAGCCTGGGGGACCTGGTCACCGCCTACGTGCTCGTCACCATGGTCACCCCGAAGCTGGACGACGTGTACCGCATCTACGTGTACGGCCAGTCCATGCAGGCCAACTACGACATCCTCGACGAGCTGATGAGCGCGCCGGTCCCGGAGGCCCCGGGCCCGCGAGAGGGGGAAGCCCCGCGCATCACCTCCTTGAGGCTGGAAGGGGTGAGCTTCCGCTACCGGCCCGGGGAGCCCGACGTGCTGCGGGACGTCTCCCTGGAGCTGCGCCGGGGGCAGCACTGCGCCCTCCAGGGGGAGAGCGGCGCGGGCAAGAGCACACTCGTGGATGTGCTCCTGGGCCTGCTCCACCCCGACACGGGCCGCCTGCTCGTGAATGGCCAGCCCCTCCACCCCGCGGAGCTGCCGGGCTTCTGGCGCCGGGTGGCGCTGCACGACCAGAACAACTTCGTCTTCCTGGACCGCAGCGCCGCGGCCAACGCCACCCCCGACCGGGGGGATGCCGGGCCCACCGAGGAGTGGCAGCGGCTGGCGGACCGGCTGGGCCTGCCCCTCTGGGGCCACAAGCGCCCCGCCGAGCTGTCGGGCGGGGAGCGGCAGCGCATCTGCCTGCTCCGGACCCTGGCCACCCCCGCGGACCTCTACATCTTCGACGAGCCCACCTCGGCCCTGGACGAGGCCAACGCGCGGCTGGTGCTGGACAGCATCCTGGCCCTGCGGGACGCCCTCGTCCTCGTCATCAGCCACTCCCCGGAGGTCCTCCAGCGCTTCGAGCAGGTCCTGAGCGTCGAGCAGGGCCGCGTCACGCGGAGCCCGGCCGCCCCGGGGCATGAGCAGGAGCCGGCGGCGTGA